In Haloarchaeobius salinus, the sequence TTCGCTCGCATGGTCGACGCCGAGCGCGTCTTCGAGTTCGGCTCCGGCTTCGGCTACTCCGCGTACTGGTGGGGGCAGGCGCTCCCCGCCGACGGTGAACTCGTCCTCACCGAGTTCGACGAGGACGAGCTCGACATGGCCCGCGAGTTCCTCCAGCGCGGCGGCCTCGACGACATCGCCCGCTACGAGCACGGCGACGCCCTCGACGCCGTCGAGCGCTACGACGGCCCGTTCGACTGCGTGCTCGTCGACCACCAGAAGCACCGCTACGCCGAGGCGTTCGAGGCCGTCCGCGAGAAGGTCGCCCCCGGCGGCGTCGTCGTCGCTGACAACGCCATGACCGCCGGCATCATCGAGTTCGAGAAGCTGCTCGCCATCGTCGAGGGCGACGACCCGGGCGAGG encodes:
- a CDS encoding O-methyltransferase; the protein is MDLLSDETARFVRATAPEPDGLAAEMDAYAAEQDFPHVGPGVGGLLRTFARMVDAERVFEFGSGFGYSAYWWGQALPADGELVLTEFDEDELDMAREFLQRGGLDDIARYEHGDALDAVERYDGPFDCVLVDHQKHRYAEAFEAVREKVAPGGVVVADNAMTAGIIEFEKLLAIVEGDDPGEVNEHTRGIADYLETVRSDPEFETNVLPVGEGIAVSYRLG